Proteins co-encoded in one Methylomonas albis genomic window:
- the cysD gene encoding sulfate adenylyltransferase subunit CysD, with protein sequence MTDYKLTHLKQLEAESIHIIREVAAEFEKPVMLYSIGKDSAVMLHLTRKAFFPGKPPFPLLHVDTTWKFREMIEFRDRLTKDLGWDLIVHINEDGVAQGIGPFTHGSKKHTDVMKTDGLKQALNKYQFDAAFGGARRDEEKSRAKERVYSFRDKNHRWDPKNQRPELWNIYNGKVDKGESIRVFPLSNWTELDIWQYIHLENIPIVPLYFAKERPVVEKDGMLIMVDDERMPIGPNDKVEMKMVRFRTLGCYPLTGAVESTATTLPEIIQEMLLTTTSERQGRLIDHDQAGSMEQKKREGYF encoded by the coding sequence ATGACCGATTATAAATTAACCCATCTGAAACAGCTCGAAGCAGAAAGCATCCATATCATTCGCGAAGTGGCGGCGGAATTTGAGAAGCCGGTGATGCTGTATTCGATAGGCAAGGATTCTGCGGTCATGCTGCATCTGACCCGCAAAGCCTTCTTCCCCGGCAAACCGCCCTTCCCTTTGCTGCATGTCGATACCACCTGGAAATTCCGGGAAATGATCGAATTTCGCGACCGGCTGACCAAGGACTTGGGTTGGGATTTAATCGTGCATATTAACGAAGATGGCGTTGCCCAAGGCATAGGCCCCTTCACCCACGGCAGTAAAAAACACACCGACGTGATGAAAACCGACGGCTTGAAACAAGCCCTAAACAAATACCAGTTCGACGCCGCTTTCGGTGGTGCCCGTCGCGACGAGGAAAAATCTCGCGCCAAGGAGCGGGTGTATTCGTTCCGCGACAAAAACCACCGCTGGGACCCCAAAAACCAACGCCCCGAACTCTGGAACATCTATAACGGCAAAGTCGATAAAGGCGAGTCTATTCGCGTGTTCCCGCTGTCCAACTGGACCGAGTTGGATATTTGGCAATACATCCACTTGGAAAACATCCCTATCGTGCCTTTGTATTTTGCCAAAGAACGGCCGGTAGTCGAAAAAGACGGCATGCTGATCATGGTCGACGACGAGCGCATGCCGATAGGCCCCAACGACAAAGTCGAGATGAAAATGGTGCGTTTCCGCACCCTGGGTTGCTACCCCTTGACCGGCGCGGTCGAATCCACCGCCACCACCTTGCCGGAAATCATCCAGGAGATGTTGCTGACCACCACCTCTGAGCGCCAAGGCCGTTTGATCGACCATGATCAGGCTGGGTCTATGGAGCAGAAGAAACGCGAAGGTTACTTCTGA
- a CDS encoding DUF4124 domain-containing protein, producing the protein MKKFLCLFILFYSAVSLAGIYKCTDTKGHVVYSDTACDHKADRKIPDLKPLAEVKAEQPLSSKLSDKVKGLFKSDPEPETNNPTASSAGRNAQKFVCDGRVYCSQMRSCEEATYVINNCPDTKMDGNNDGIPCEKQWCR; encoded by the coding sequence GTGAAGAAATTCTTGTGCTTGTTTATCCTGTTTTACTCCGCAGTTAGCTTGGCCGGTATTTATAAATGTACCGACACAAAAGGTCATGTAGTCTATTCCGATACCGCTTGCGATCACAAAGCCGATCGCAAGATACCGGATTTAAAACCGCTTGCGGAAGTGAAAGCCGAGCAGCCGCTTTCCTCAAAACTAAGCGACAAAGTTAAAGGCCTTTTCAAAAGCGACCCGGAACCAGAGACCAACAATCCAACGGCCAGCTCCGCGGGGCGTAATGCACAAAAGTTCGTTTGCGACGGCCGCGTCTATTGTTCACAAATGAGATCGTGCGAAGAGGCGACGTACGTCATAAACAACTGCCCGGACACCAAAATGGATGGCAACAATGACGGGATTCCCTGCGAAAAGCAGTGGTGTCGATAA
- the cysN gene encoding sulfate adenylyltransferase subunit CysN, whose translation MSHQSDLISTDINEYLAQHERKELLRFLTCGNVDDGKSTLIGRLLHDSKMIYEDQLAAVQADSVKSGTTGAGKIDLALLVDGLQAEREQGITIDVAYRYFSTSTRKFIIADTPGHEQYTRNMATGASTCDLAVILIDARYGVQTQTKRHSFIASLLGLKHIIVAINKMDLVGYSEETYRKIQDDYLAFVKSLDLHDVHFIPMSALDGDNVVNPSANMPWFTGMPMMELLNSIEIANDHNFADARFPVQYVNRPNLDFRGFCGTVASGVFKKGDQITALPSGKTSKIKSIVTFDGDLEQAFASMAVTLTLEDEIDISRGDVILGQQQAAPSVADKFKATIVWMTEQAMLPGRQYVIKLATRSVSGSVATIHHRIDVNTLEHHDADELKLNEIGLCTLAVNAPVVFDPYKRNKTSGSFIVIDRLSNVTVGAGMIVGDASKDEWAPVSAEERASRFGQTATIVALSGADANTMAYRLERRLFDTGHVASVLEQAEPALANAIKQAGLIALCVGLTADQADVSFDAGNQSVDDIYDALKQREVVR comes from the coding sequence ATGTCCCACCAATCCGACCTCATCAGCACCGACATCAACGAATATCTGGCGCAACACGAACGTAAAGAGCTTTTGCGATTTTTAACCTGCGGCAACGTCGACGACGGCAAAAGCACCTTGATCGGCCGCTTGCTGCACGACTCGAAAATGATTTACGAAGACCAGTTGGCCGCCGTGCAGGCTGATAGCGTCAAGTCCGGTACCACCGGCGCCGGCAAGATCGATTTGGCCTTGCTGGTGGACGGCTTGCAGGCCGAGCGCGAGCAAGGCATCACCATCGACGTGGCCTACCGATACTTTTCGACCTCGACCCGCAAATTCATCATCGCCGACACGCCAGGGCATGAGCAATACACCCGCAATATGGCCACCGGCGCTTCGACTTGCGATTTGGCGGTGATTTTGATCGACGCCCGTTACGGCGTGCAAACTCAAACCAAACGCCACAGCTTCATCGCGTCCTTGCTGGGCTTGAAACACATCATCGTCGCCATCAACAAGATGGACTTGGTGGGTTACAGCGAAGAGACGTATCGGAAGATTCAGGACGACTATCTGGCGTTTGTAAAATCCCTGGATCTGCACGACGTGCATTTCATCCCCATGTCGGCTTTGGACGGCGATAACGTGGTCAACCCCAGCGCCAACATGCCATGGTTTACCGGCATGCCGATGATGGAATTGCTGAACAGCATCGAAATCGCCAACGACCACAACTTCGCCGACGCCCGCTTCCCGGTGCAATACGTCAACCGTCCCAACCTGGATTTTCGCGGTTTCTGCGGCACGGTCGCCTCCGGCGTCTTCAAAAAAGGCGATCAAATCACGGCATTGCCGTCCGGCAAAACCAGCAAAATCAAATCCATCGTCACCTTCGACGGCGATCTGGAACAAGCGTTTGCGTCTATGGCGGTCACCTTGACACTGGAAGACGAAATCGACATCAGCCGTGGCGACGTGATTCTGGGCCAACAGCAGGCGGCGCCCAGCGTGGCCGATAAATTTAAAGCCACCATTGTCTGGATGACCGAACAAGCCATGCTGCCTGGCCGCCAATACGTGATCAAACTGGCGACCCGCAGCGTGTCCGGTTCGGTGGCAACGATACACCACAGGATTGACGTCAACACCCTGGAACACCACGATGCCGACGAGTTGAAATTAAACGAAATCGGCCTATGCACACTGGCTGTCAATGCGCCGGTGGTGTTCGATCCGTACAAGCGCAATAAAACCAGCGGTTCGTTTATTGTCATCGACCGACTAAGCAACGTCACCGTCGGTGCCGGTATGATCGTCGGCGATGCCAGCAAAGACGAATGGGCACCGGTCAGCGCGGAAGAACGCGCCAGCCGCTTCGGCCAAACCGCAACCATCGTCGCGCTATCCGGCGCCGACGCTAACACCATGGCTTACCGTCTGGAACGCCGCCTGTTCGACACCGGCCACGTCGCCAGCGTGCTGGAGCAAGCCGAGCCGGCCCTGGCGAACGCCATCAAGCAAGCCGGTTTGATTGCGTTGTGCGTGGGCCTGACAGCCGACCAAGCCGATGTAAGCTTCGACGCCGGCAACCAGTCGGTAGACGACATCTACGATGCGTTAAAACAGCGGGAAGTGGTGCGCTAA
- a CDS encoding type II toxin-antitoxin system death-on-curing family toxin — MPELFFISKTLALTIHRQQIERFGGTQGIRDEALLESALGAALQTWHYRGDIFQTAAQYCYSLANNHPFLDGNKRAAAASMLVFLAANRKQPAMDNPQLYEWVISVATRQLSRDELAELLKQHCK; from the coding sequence ATGCCCGAACTGTTTTTCATCTCAAAAACTTTGGCATTGACGATACATAGGCAACAGATAGAACGCTTCGGCGGTACGCAGGGCATCAGAGATGAAGCCTTGCTGGAATCGGCGCTCGGCGCAGCCCTGCAAACTTGGCACTACAGGGGCGATATTTTTCAAACCGCCGCTCAATATTGCTATTCGCTGGCCAATAACCATCCATTTCTGGACGGTAACAAGCGAGCCGCTGCGGCCAGTATGCTGGTTTTTCTGGCCGCCAATCGCAAGCAGCCGGCAATGGACAATCCCCAGCTTTACGAATGGGTGATCAGCGTGGCAACCCGGCAATTGAGTCGCGACGAACTAGCCGAATTATTAAAACAGCATTGCAAGTAA
- a CDS encoding haloacid dehalogenase type II has translation MPINRREFLTVTGCVAAGMLLSGAASSGVPGSVKAVGFDGFTVFDPRPITALAEALFPGQGQALAQTWRTRQFEYTWLRTLMGNYADFWQVTSEALEFAARQHQVEMSGEKRDRLLQSFLMLEAWPDAKGALLEMKAAGLRLAFLSNFTAAMLDACVKHAGLDGVFEEHLSTDRVRAFKPDPRAYQMGVTGFGLPREQIAFAAFGGWDAAGAKAFGYPTFWVNRLQVPLENLGMAADAGGTSLQELAAFVLPVSV, from the coding sequence ATGCCAATCAACCGCCGTGAATTTCTGACCGTAACCGGCTGCGTTGCCGCCGGGATGTTATTGTCTGGAGCAGCTAGCTCCGGCGTGCCAGGCTCTGTCAAAGCGGTTGGCTTTGATGGGTTTACCGTATTCGATCCGCGGCCGATCACCGCGCTGGCGGAGGCCTTGTTTCCTGGACAAGGGCAGGCACTGGCGCAAACCTGGCGTACCCGCCAATTCGAATACACTTGGCTGCGTACTTTAATGGGCAATTACGCGGATTTTTGGCAAGTGACCAGCGAGGCGCTGGAGTTTGCCGCGCGCCAACATCAGGTGGAGATGAGTGGCGAAAAACGTGATCGCTTGCTGCAAAGCTTTTTGATGCTGGAGGCCTGGCCCGACGCCAAGGGGGCTTTGCTGGAGATGAAGGCCGCCGGACTACGCCTGGCTTTTTTATCGAATTTCACGGCAGCGATGCTGGATGCCTGTGTCAAACATGCCGGTTTGGATGGCGTGTTCGAGGAGCACCTGAGCACCGACCGGGTGCGGGCCTTCAAACCGGACCCGCGCGCCTATCAGATGGGCGTGACCGGGTTCGGCTTGCCGCGTGAACAGATCGCTTTTGCCGCCTTTGGCGGTTGGGACGCGGCTGGCGCCAAGGCCTTTGGCTATCCGACGTTCTGGGTCAACCGGCTGCAGGTGCCTTTGGAAAACCTCGGCATGGCCGCCGACGCCGGCGGCACAAGCTTACAGGAGCTAGCGGCCTTTGTATTGCCGGTCTCGGTTTGA